One genomic window of Deltaproteobacteria bacterium HGW-Deltaproteobacteria-6 includes the following:
- a CDS encoding radical SAM protein: MRYEGNIFRPFSEANSYLLQCTVGCSHNQCTFCGMYKGVKYRVRETAEIMEDIRMAKDYYGDVEKVFLCDGDAIAIETDTLLAIIKTLYSTFPSLRHVGSYVGPQSTLAKSQEELRALRLAGLTKAYIGVETGDDELLAKVKKGVGYDEMLQAGRNLIEADINLSVMVLLGLAGPGEASVRHALATAGICNEMKPQYLAALTVTPVPGTVLHRQVQKGEFQLLDPFETLAEMKQIFENITMDNLKFVGTHASNYLPITGTLQKDKQKMIALVDETLKNRDERLLRPDHLRGL, translated from the coding sequence TTGAGATACGAAGGTAATATTTTCAGGCCATTCAGCGAGGCCAACAGTTATTTGCTGCAATGCACCGTTGGTTGTTCCCACAATCAATGTACTTTCTGCGGCATGTATAAAGGCGTGAAGTATCGTGTGAGAGAGACCGCCGAGATTATGGAAGACATTCGCATGGCCAAAGATTACTACGGCGATGTGGAAAAAGTATTCCTGTGTGACGGCGACGCGATTGCCATTGAGACGGACACCCTGCTTGCCATCATTAAAACACTCTACTCAACGTTTCCGTCGCTTCGGCATGTCGGCAGCTATGTGGGGCCGCAAAGCACACTTGCAAAATCGCAGGAAGAATTGCGTGCGCTCAGGCTTGCCGGTCTGACCAAGGCCTATATCGGTGTGGAAACAGGCGATGATGAGTTGCTTGCGAAAGTTAAGAAAGGTGTCGGGTATGATGAGATGCTTCAGGCGGGCCGCAATCTGATCGAAGCGGACATCAATCTTTCCGTCATGGTTCTCCTGGGTCTGGCGGGTCCGGGTGAGGCATCTGTCCGGCATGCACTGGCTACGGCCGGAATATGTAATGAAATGAAGCCCCAGTATCTGGCCGCTCTCACCGTCACACCCGTGCCGGGAACGGTCCTTCACCGTCAGGTGCAGAAAGGCGAATTCCAGCTGCTGGATCCTTTTGAAACCCTGGCCGAGATGAAACAGATTTTTGAAAACATAACCATGGATAATCTGAAATTTGTCGGTACACACGCCTCCAACTACCTGCCGATAACCGGTACGCTTCAGAAAGATAAACAAAAAATGATCGCTCTGGTGGACGAAACACTCAAAAACCGCGACGAGCGGCTATTGAGGCCGGACCATTTGCGGGGCCTTTAA